Proteins co-encoded in one Garra rufa chromosome 21, GarRuf1.0, whole genome shotgun sequence genomic window:
- the hectd1 gene encoding E3 ubiquitin-protein ligase HECTD1 isoform X2 has product MADVDPDTLLEWLQMGQGDERDMQLIALEQLCMLLLMSDNVDRCFETCPPRTFLPALCKIFLDESAPDNVLEVTARAITYYLDVSAECTRRIVGVDGAIKALCNRLVVVELNNRTSRDLAEQCVKVLELICTRESGAVFEAGGLNCVLSFIRDSGHLVHKDTLHSAMAVVSRLCSKMEPQDSSLETCVESLSSLLKHEDHQVSDGALRCFASLADRFTRRGVDPAPLAKHGLTEELLSRMAAAGGTASGPSSTCKPGRTSSGATPSAADSKLSNQVSTIVSLLSTLCRGSPLVTHDLLRSELPDSMESALQGDERCVLDTMRLVDLLLVLLFEGRKALPKSTAGSTGRIPGLRRLDSSGERSHRQLIDCIRSKDTDALIDAIDTGAFEVNFMDDVGQTLLNWASAFGTQEMVEFLCERGADVNRGQRSSSLHYAACFGRPQVAKTLLRHGANPDLRDEDGKTPLDKARERGHSEVVAILQSPGDWMCPVNKGDDKKKKDVNKEEEEGSEPKGDPEMAPIYLKRLLPVFAQTFQQTMLPSIRKASLALIRKMVHYSSEILLKEVCDSDAGHNLPTVLVEITATVLDQEDDDDGHLLALQIIRDLVDKGGDVFLDQLARLGVINKVSTLAGPTSDDENEEEAKPEKDDEPQEDAKEIQQGKPYHWRDWSIIRGRDCLYIWSDAAALELSNGSNGWFRFILDGKLATMYSSGSPEGGSDSSESRSEFLEKLQRARSQVKPVTASQPILSTQGPTKLTVGNWSLTCLKEGEIAIHNSDGQQATILKEDLPGFVFESNRGTKHSFTAETSLGSEFVTGWTGKRGRKLKSKLEKTKQKVKTMARDLYDDHFKAVESMPRGVVVTLRNIATQLESAWELHTNRQCIEGENTWRDLMKTALENLIVVLKDENTISPYEMCSSGLVQALFTVLSNSVELDMKHDCKPLMERINVFKTAFTENEDDESRPAVALIRKLIAVLESIERLPLHLYDTPGSTYNLQILTRRLRFRLERAPGETALIDRTGRMLKMEPLATVESLEQYLLKMVAKQWYDFDRSSFIFVRKLREGQSFTFRHQHDFDENGIVYWIGTNAKTAYEWVNPAAYGLVVVTSSEGRNLPYGRLEDILSRDSSALNCHTNDDKNAWFAIDLGLWVIPSAYTLRHARGYGRSALRNWVFQVSKDGQNWMTLYTHVDDSSLNEPGSTATWPLDPSKDEKQGWRHIRIKQMGKNASGQTHYLSLSGLEIYGTVTGVCEDQLGKAVKEAEANLRRQRRLFRSQVMKYIVPGARVVRGIDWKWRDQDGNPAGEGTVTGEAHNGWIDVTWDAGGSNSYRMGAEGKFDLKLAPGYDPESAPSPKPVSSTVAGTPQSWSSLVKNNCPDKGGSSSTAGASSSSRKGSSSSVCSVASSSDISLSSTRVERRVESLLEQGVSIVGGPPGAEGQEPIVVLSTAEAGSASSTSTLTADTGSESGERKTPAPDGTSRQSAESTAISMGIVSVSSPDVSSVSESSSKDAASQRPLCSATSARLSVSSLLAAGAPMSSSASVPNLSSREASLMESFVRRAPNMSRTNATNNMNLSRSSSDNNTNTLGRNVMSTATSPLMGAQSFPNLTTTGTTSTVTMSTSIVTSSNNVATATTGLSVGQLLSNTLTTSLTSTSSESDTGQEAEFSLYDFLDSCRANTLLAELDDEEDLPEPDDDDDENEDDNQEEQEYEEVLEEEEYETKGGRRRTWDDDFVLKRQFSALVPAFDPRPGRTNVQQTTDLEIPPPGTPRSEVQEEVECTPSPRLALILKVAGLGTTREVELPLNNYKSTIFYYVQKLLQLSCNGAIKPDKLRRIWEPTYTIMYRELKDSDKERESGKMGCWSVEHVEQYLGTDELPKNDLITYMQKNADSTFLRHWKLTGSNKSIRKNRNCSQLIAAYKDFCERGCRSSGLSSGTLSATQSCDILSAAREQAQAKAGSGQSACSVEDVLQLLRILFTIGGEPLSGRTLQEDVEELQFNASPEEFTSKKITTKILQQIEEPLALASGALPDWCEQLTSKCPFLIPFETRQLYFTCTAFGASRAIVWLQNRREATMERSRPSTTVRRDDPGEFRVGRLKHERVKVPRGESMMEWAESVMQIHADRKSVLEVEFQGEEGTGLGPTLEFYALVAAEFQRTSLGIWLCDDDFPDDESRQVDLGGGLKPPGYYVQRSCGLFPAPFPQDSDELERITKLFLFLGIFLAKCIQDNRLVDLPISQPFFKLLCMGDIKSNMSKLLHQTRVESDCHFSEIQSEASTEEGQDTYSVGSFDEDSKSEFILDPPKPKPPAWYHGILTWEDFELVNPHRAQFLKELKALSVKRRQILGNKSLSEDEKNTRLQDLMLKNPMGSGPPLSVEDLGLNFQFCPSSKVHGFSSVDLKPNGEDEMVTMENAEEYVELMFDFCMHTGIQKQMEAFREGFNRVFPMEKLSSFSHKEVQMILCGNQSPSWTAEDIVNYTEPKLGYTRDSPGFLRFVRVLCGMSSDERKAFLQFTTGCSTLPPGGLANLHPRLTIVRKVDATDASYPSVNTCVHYLKLPEYSSEEIMRERLLAATMEKGFHLN; this is encoded by the exons GTGTCTGATGGAGCTTTGCGTTGCTTCGCTTCACTGGCTGACCGGTTTACACGGCGTGGAGTTGATCCAGCCCCATTAGCTAAGCACGGACTGACAGAAGAGCTGCTGTCCCGTATGGCTGCAGCAGGAGGGACAGCATCTGGACCCTCCTCCACCTGCAAGCCTGGCAGGACCTCTAGTGGAGCCACTCCATCTGCTGCAGACTCTAAACTGAGCAACCAAGTGTCCACTATTGTCAGCCTTCTGTCCACACTATGCAGAGGCTCACCACTTGTCACACAT GATCTTCTGCGCTCAGAGCTGCCTGACTCTATGGAGAGTGCTTTGCAGGGGGATGAGCGCTGTGTGCTGGACACCATGCGGCTGGTGGATTTACTGCTGGTGCTGCTCTTTGAGGGCCGCAAGGCTTTGCCCAAGTCTACAGCTGGTTCTACCGGCCGTATCCCTGGTCTGCGGCGTCTCGACAGCTCTGGGGAACGCTCCCACCGACAGCTTATTGACTGTATACGCAGCAAAGACACCGATGCTCTCATTGATGCCATTGACACCGGTG CATTTGAAGTTAATTTCATGGATGATGTAGGACAGACTCTCTTGAACTGGGCATCAGCATTTGGAACACAAGAGATG GTGGAGTTCCTCTGCGAGAGAGGTGCTGATGTAAATAGAGGTCAGAGGTCATCCTCTCTGCACTATGCTGCCTGTTTTGGCAGGCCACAAGTAGCCAAG ACTTTACTGCGCCATGGGGCCAACCCTGACTTGAGAGATGAAGATGGGAAAACTCCGTTAGACAAAGCTAGAGAGAGAGGACACAGCGAGGTTGTAGCAATTCTCCAGTCTCCTG GAGACTGGATGTGTCCTGTCAACAAGGGGGATGACAAGAAAAAGAAGGATGTTaataaagaagaagaagaggGCAGTGAGCCGAAAGGTGACCCTGAGATGGCACCTATCTACCTGAAAAGGCTGCTTCCAGTATTTGCACAAACCTTTCAGCAAACCATGCTGCCTTCAATAAG GAAAGCTAGTTTAGCTCTGATCAGAAAGATGGTGCACTACAGTTCTGAAATTCTACTTAAGGAAGTTTGTGACTCTGATGCTGGACACAACTTACCCACTGTACTTGTGGAGATCACTGCTACTGTGCTGGATCAGGAG gatgatgatgatggtcaCCTGCTGGCACTGCAGATCATTAGGGATCTAGTGGATAAGGGAGGTGACGTGTTCTTAGATCAGCTGGCCAGGCTGGGTGTCATTAATAAGGTGTCCACTCTGGCAGGACCCACATCAGATGATGAAAATGAGGAAGAGGCCAAACCTGAGAAG GATGATGAACCACAAGAGGATGCCAAAGAGATCCAGCAAGGGAAGCCTTACCACTGGAGAGACTGGTCTATCATCAGAGGCAGAGACTGCCTTTATATCTGGAGTGATGCAGCTGCTTTAGAGCTTTCCAATGGCAGCAATGGCTGGTTCCGCTTCATCCTGGATGGTAAACTGGCCACCATGTACTCCAGTGGAAGCCCGGAGGGTGGCTCTGACAGCTCAG AGAGCAGAAGTGAGTTTCTGGAGAAGCTGCAGCGTGCCAGAAGTCAGGTCAAACCGGTGACAGCCAGCCAGCCCATCCTGTCCACCCAGGGGCCCACCAAACTCACTGTGGGTAACTGGTCGCTAACTTGCCTGAAAGAGGGTGAGATTGCCATCCATAACTCAGATGGCCAGCAGGCCACTATCCTCAAAGAGGACCTTCCGGGCTTTGTGTTTGAGTCAAACCGAGGCACTAAGCATTCTTTCACTGCAGAAACCTCTCTAG GGTCTGAGTTTGTTACTGGCTGGACTGGTAAGCGAGGAAGAAAGCTCAAATCTAAATtggaaaaaactaaacaaaag GTAAAAACCATGGCTAGAGATTTGTATGACGATCACTTCAAGGCTGTGGAGAGTATGCCGAGAGGTGTAGTGGTCACTCTGAGAAACATCGCCACACAGCTAGAGTCTGCTTGGGAGCTACACACTAACAGACAG tgcaTTGAAGGTGAAAACACATGGCGAGACCTCATGAAAACTGCTCTGGAGAATTTAATTGTCGTTCTCAAAGATGAGAACACCATTTCTCCATATGAAATGTGCAGCAGTGGCCTCGTGCAAGCACTTTTTACTGTCCTCAGCAAT AGTGTGGAGCTAGACATGAAACATGATTGTAAGCCTCTGATGGAAAGAATAAATGTGTTCAAGACTGCGTTTACTGAAAACGAGGATGACGAAAG CCGACCAGCAGTTGCCTTAATCCGCAAACTGATAGCAGTGTTGGAGTCAATTGAGCGGCTACCTCTCCACTTATATGATACACCAGGCTCAACATATAATTTACAG ATACTGACAAGGAGGTTACGCTTCCGTTTGGAGCGTGCTCCAGGTGAAACAGCCCTGATTGACCGAACTGGTCGAATGCTAAAGATGGAGCCCCTGGCCACTGTCGAGTCACTGGAGCAGTATCTGCTCAAAATG GTGGCCAAGCAGTGGTATGACTTTGACAGGTCCTCATTCATCTTTGTTAGGAAGCTCAGAGAGGGTCAGAGCTTCACCTTCAGGCACCAGCATGACTTTGACGAGAATGGAATCGTATACTGGATTGGTACCAATGCGAA GACCGCATATGAATGGGTGAACCCTGCTGCTTACGGATTAGTGGTTGTGACTTCCTCGGAGGGCAGAAACTTGCCTTACGGCCGGCTTGAAGACATCCTGAGCAGAGACAGCTCTGCCCTCAATTGTCACACCAACGATGACAAAAACGCCTGGTTTGCCATCGATCTTGGTTTATGGGTCATCCCCTCTGCATACACGCTTCGCCACGCTCGTGGATACGGTCGATCCGCCCTTCGGAATTGGGTTTTTCAAGTGTCCAAAGACGGACAGAACTGGATGACTCTCTACACCCATGTGGATGACAGCTCTCTCAATGAGCCAGG GTCGACAGCCACATGGCCTCTGGATCCATCCAAAGATGAAAAGCAGGGCTGGAGACACATTCGTATTAAACAGATGGGGAAGAATGCCAGCGGACAAACACACTACCTCTCCCTGTCTGGTCTAGAGATCTATGGCACTGTTACTGGTGTGTGTGAGGACCAGCTGG GTAAAGCAGTGAAGGAGGCAGAGGCCAACCTGAGACGGCAACGCCGACTCTTTCGCTCTCAGGTGATGAAGTACATTGTACCGGGGGCGCGGGTGGTGCGCGGTATCGACTGGAAGTGGAGGGACCAGGATGGCAATCCTGCCGGAGAGGGCACTGTGACCGGAGAGGCTCATAATG GCTGGATTGATGTCACCTGGGATGCCGGTGGCTCAAACTCGTATCGTATGGGTGCGGAAGGGAAGTTTGACCTCAAGCTTGCGCCAGGGTACGACCCTGAATCAGCGCCGTCACCCAAACCTGTTTCATCCACTGTTGCAGGCACGCCGCAGTCCTGGAGCAGCCTGGTGAAAAATAACTGTCCAGACAAGGGTGGCTCATCCTCCACAGCGGGGGCCAGTTCCTCTAGCCGCAAGGGTAGTAGCAGTTCGGTGTGTAGCGTGGCCAGCAGCAGCGATATAAGCCTCAGCTCCACCAGAGTGGAGCGCAGAGTCGAGAGCCTGTTGGAGCAGGGAGTAAGCATCGTCGGAGGGCCCCCGGGGGCAGAGGGCCAAGAACCCATAGTTGTGCTTTCCACAGCCGAAGCTGGCTCTGCCTCCAGCACCAGCACACTAACTGCGGACACAGGAAGTGAAAGTGGCGAACGTAAAACACCAGCACCCGATGGCACTTCAAGACAGTCGGCTGAGTCGACAGCCATCTCTATGGGAATCGTGAGCGTGAGCTCGCCGGACGTCAGCTCGGTTTCGGAGTCATCTAGTAAGGACGCTGCATCCCAGAGGCCCTTGTGCTCTGCCACCAGTGCGCGGCTCTCCGTCAGCTCGCTTTTGGCAGCTGGAGCACCCATGAGCTCAAGTGCCAGCGTCCCCAACTTGTCATCTCGCGAGGCCAGCCTGATGGAGTCGTTCGTTCGCAGAGCGCCCAACATGTCTCGCACCAATGCCACCAACAACATGAACCTGAGCCGAAGCAGCAGCGATAACAACACTAACACGCTGGGACGCAATGTAATGAGCACTGCCA CTTCTCCTCTCATGGGTGCGCAGAGCTTTCCTAACCTTACAACCACTGGTACCACCTCAACTGTTACAATGTCCACCTCCATAGTAACCAGCAGCAATAATGTAGCCACGGCAACTACAGGTTTGTCCGTCGGCCAGTTGCTCAGTAACACGCTGACGACCAGCCTGACCTCTACATCTAGTGAAAGTGACACAGGTCAGGAGGCTGAGTTTTCCCTCTATG ACTTCCTGGACAGCTGTCGGGCCAATACATTGCTTGCAGAGTTGGATGACGAAGAGGACTTGCCAGAGCCAGATGACGATGATGATGAGAATGAGGATGACAATCAGGAGGAACAGGAGTATGAGGAAGTTCTG GAGGAAGAGGAGTATGAAACCAAAGGCGGTCGGCGCAGAACCTGGGACGACGACTTTGTGCTGAAACGGCAGTTTTCTGCTTTAGTACCTGCATTTGACCCCAGACCAGGCCGGACTAACGTCCAGCAAACTACTGACCTGGAAATCCCTCCACCAG GTACGCCTCGCTCAGAGGTACAGGAGGAGGTGGAGTGCACGCCTTCACCCCGTCTGGCTCTCATCCTGAAAGTAGCAGGTCTAGGGACAACTCGAGAAGTAGAACTACCTCTCAACAACTACAAGTCCACCATTTTCTATTATGTCCAAAAGCTTCTCCAGCTCTCATGCAATGGTGCTATTAAACCCGACAAGCTTAGACGCATCTGGGAACCTACGTATAC GATAATGTACAGAGAGTTGAAGGATTCTgacaaagaaagagaaagcggaaAAATG GGTTGCTGGTCTGTAGAGCATGTGGAACAGTACCTTGGCACAGATGAATTACCAAAGAATGACTTGATAACCTACATGCAGAAGAATGCAGACTCAACTTTCCTGCGCCACTGGAAATTAACCGGCTCTAATAAAAGTATTAGGAAAAACAGAAATTGTTCGCAGCTCATAGCTGCATACAAG GACTTCTGTGAGCGTGGCTGCAGATCTTCAGGCCTGAGTTCAGGGACGTTGTCCGCCACGCAGAGCTGTGACATTCTGAGTGCTGCACGCGAGCAGGCTCAGGCCAAGGCGGGCTCAGGACAGAGTGCCTGCAGTGTAGAGGACGTACTGCAGCTCTTGCGCATCCTCTTTACCATCGGAGGAGAACCCTTATCCGGCCGCACACTACAGGAAG ATGTGGAGGAGCTGCAGTTCAATGCATCACCTGAGGAATTCACCAGCAAAAAAATCACAACCAAAATCCTGCAGCAGATCGAG GAACCACTGGCCCTGGCTAGCGGTGCTCTCCCAGACTGGTGTGAACAGTTAACCAGCAAGTGTCCTTTCCTCATACCATTTGAAACCCGGCAGCTTTATTTTACCTGCACTGCATTTGGAGCCTCCAG GGCTATTGTCTGGCTCCAGAACCGAAGAGAAGCCACTATGGAACGTTCCCGGCCATCCACAACGGTTCGCCGTGATGATCCTGGCGAGTTCCGTGTGGGTAGGCTCAAGCACGAGCGTGTTAAGGTGCCTCGCGGAGAGAGTATGATGGAGTGGGCTGAGAGTGTGATGCAGATACATGCTGACAGAAAGTCTGTACTAGAG GTGGAGTTCCAGGGAGAGGAGGGCACTGGTCTTGGACCCACCCTGGAGTTCTACGCTCTTGTGGCTGCAGAGTTCCAGAGAACTTCTCTTGGAATCTGGCTCTGTGACGACGACTTCCCAGATGATGAGTCACGTCAA GTGGATCTGGGCGGTGGCTTGAAACCACCAGGCTATTATGTGCAGCGTTCCTGCGGCCTTTTCCCTGCTCCCTTCCCTCAGGACAGTGATGAACTGGAGCGTATCACCAAGCTTTTCCTGTTCCTTGGCATCTTTTTAGCAAAATGCATCCAGGATAACCGGCTTGTGGACCTGCCCATATCCCAGCCTTTCTTCAAACTGCTCTGTATGGGTGACATCAAAAGCAACATGAGCAAGCTACTTCATCAAACTCGTGTCGAGTCAGACTGCCACTTCTCTGAAATCCAGTCTGAAGCCTCCACCGAGGAGGGTCAGGACACGTACTCAGTGGGTAGCTTTGATGAAGACTCCAAGTCCGAGTTCATCCTTGACCCACCAAAGCCCAAGCCACCAGCTTGGTATCACGGCATCTTGACCTGGGAGGACTTTGAACTGGTGAATCCTCACAGAGCACAGTTTCTGAAAGAGCTGAAGGCACTGTCTGTGAAGCGCAGACAGATTTTGGGCAATAAGAGTCTGTCAGAGGATGAGAAGAACACACGGCTACAGGATCTCATGCTGAAGAACCCTATGGGCTCTGGTCCACCACTTAGTGTAGAAGATCTAGG aTTAAATTTCCAGTTCTGTCCGTCATCCAAAGTGCATGGTTTCTCATCAGTAGACTTGAAGCCCAATGGAGAGGATGAG ATGGTCACCATGGAAAATGCAGAGGAGTACGTAGAGCTCATGTTTGACTTCTGCATGCACACAGGAATCCAGAAGCAAATGGAAGCTTTTAGAG AGGGCTTTAACAGGGTGTTTCCTATGGAGAAGCTCAGCTCATTTAGTCATAAAGAGGTGCAGATGATCTTGTGTGGCAACCAGTCTCCATCCTGGACCGCTGAAGATATTGTTAACTACACAGAACCTAAACTTGGCTACACACGAGACAG TCCTGGTTTCTTGCGCTTTGTTCGAGTGCTGTGTGGAATGTCATCAGATGAGAGGAAAGCCTTCCTCCAATTCACCACAGGCTGTTCAACTCTGCCCCCTGGTGGACTGGCCAACCTCCATCCACGTCTCACAATAGTCCGAAAG